CGGCCATGCCGCTGGCGGGCCTGCCACCACGGGAGGCATGAGGGGACAAGATGCGTATCTTGAAGACGGCCGCGATCGCGGCGATGACGGCATGGCTGACAGCGGGAACGGCGGTGGCCGAACCCAAACCCGGCGGCGAGCTGGTGATTGCATCCAGCCAGGTGCCGCGGCACTTCAACGGCGCGGTGCAGTCTGGCATCGCCACGGCCGTGGCATCGACACAGATCTTTGCAAGCCCCCTGCGGTTCGACGACCAGTGGAACCCGCAGCCCTATCTGGCCAGGTCGTGGGAGGTGGCGCCCGACGGGTTGTCGGTGACCCTGCATCTGGTCGAAAACGCCGTGTTCCACGATGGCAAGCCGGTGACATCGGAGGATGTCGCCTTCTCGATCGGGGTGATCAAGGCGAACCACCCGTTCCAGACCATGCTGGCGCCGGTGGACACGGTTGAAACGCCCGATGCGCACACCGTGGTGATCCGGCTGTCAAAGCCGCATCCGGCGCTGCTGCTGGCGATGTCGCCGCCGCTGATGCCGATCCTGCCCAAGCATATCTATGGCGACGGTCAGGACGTGAAAAGCCATCCGGCCAATCTGGCGCCGGTCGGATCGGGCCCGTTCAAGCTGACCGAATACAAGCAGGGCGAGTATTTCGTCCTTGAGAAGTTCGACAAGTATTTCATGCCCGGCCGGCCCTATCTGGACCGGATCGTGACCCGGATCGTGCCGGACGAGAACAACCGTCTGATCATGCTGGAACGTGGCGAGACCGGCATGCTGAGCTATGTGTCGGGCGTGCGCGAGATCATGCGCATGAAGAAGATGGACAATGTCGAGGCCACGGCGAAGGGCTACGATGCCATCGGCCCGATCAACTGGCTGGCCTTCAACACCGGCAAGCCGCCGCTGGACAATGTGAAGGTTCGCAAGGCCATCGCCCATGCCGTCGACCGGGGCTTCATCCTGGACAAGCTGATGGGCGGCACCGCGACGCCGGCGCTGACCCCGATCATGCCGGGCACGCCGTTCTATACCGATGACGTCGAAAGATACCCCTACGATCCGGCCGCGGCCGAAGCCCTGCTCGACGAGGCCGGCTTCCCCAAGAAGGATGATGGCAGCCGCTTCACCCTGACCATCGATTACATCCCGAACAGCAATGACCAGCAGCGCAACCTGGCCGAATATATCCGCCCGCAGCTTGCCAAGGTCGGCATCACGGTGGTGGTGCGCGCGGCCCCGGACTTCCCGACCTGGGCGCAGCGCGTCGGCAGCCATGATTTCGACCTGACCATGGATCAGGTGTTCAACTGGGCCGATCCGGTGATCGGTGTCGACCGCACCTATCTGTCGAGCAATATCCGCAAGGGCATCATCTGGTCGAACACCCAGCAGTACAAGAATGCGCGGGTCGACGAGATTCTGGCGCAGGCGGCGAGCGAGATGGATGTGGAGAAGCGCAAGGCGCTCTACGCCGAATTCCAGAAGATCGTGGTCGATGAGGTGCCGATCCTCTATGTCAACGCCATCCCCTATCACTCGGCGTTCGACAAGCGGCTGCGCAACACCCCCACGACCATCTGGGGTCCGTCGTCGCCGATGGACGAGATGTACTGGGACAAGTGATCGCGTCGGCGGGGGCGTCGCGATGCCGGCGTGCCCCCGCCCGCCCGGACCTTCAGGAAGACGGGATATCCCATGACCATCGCGTTCGGCCTGCTGCGCCGGATCCTGAATGCCTGCCTGCTGCTCGCGATCGTGGTGACGTTGAACTTCACCCTGATCCATGCGGCACCGGGTGACCCGGCTGAAGTGATCGCCGGCGAAATGGGCGGCGCCACGGCCGAGATCCTGGCCGAGATCCGCGCCCGCTATGGCCTGGATCAGCCATTCACCGTGCAGCTCGGGGCTTATTTCGGGCGGATCATCCAGGGTGATTTCGGCTATTCGTTCTATTTCAACGAACCGGTTCTATCGCTGATCCTGCAAAGGCTGCCGGCAACGCTGCTGCTGGTGAGCGCGGCGCTGGGCCTGTCGGTGATCGTGGGCGTGGTGATGGGCGTGATCAGCGCCCGGCGGCCGCGCCATATCTTCAGCCACATCGTGACCGCGATTTCGCTGGCCGGCTATTCGGCGCCGGTGTTCTGGACCGGCCTGATGCTGCTGCTGCTGTTCGCGTCGCTGTGGCCGATCTTCCCCACCTCGGGCATGTCGCGGGTGGCGGCCAGCTACGGCCCCTTCGGCTATGTGCTGGATGTGGCCCATCACCTGATCCTGCCGGCGGCGACGCTGGCCATCGTTTATGTCGCCCAATACAGCCGGCTGTCGCGCACCGCCATGATCGACGCGCTGGATGCCGATTACGTCCGCACCGCCCGGGCCAAGGGGCTGGGCGAGGGGCGGGTGGTGTTCAAGCACGCGCTGCGCAACGCGCTGATCCCGGTGGTCACCGTCGTTGGCCTGCAATTCGGCCAGCTCTTCGCCGGCGCCGTGCTGGTGGAGACGGTCTATGCCTGGCCGGGCATGGGGCGGCTGGTCTATGAGTCGATCCTGCGGCGCGACTATCCGACGCTGCTGGGTGTGCTGTTCTTCTCGGCGGTGCTGGTGATGGCGGTCAATATCCTGACCGACCTCGTCTATCGTCTGATCGATCCCCGCATCCGGACCGGTGGCTGATGACCATGACCGATCACACCACAACCGTCACACCGGAAGCGCCGGCCGCGGTCTCGCCCACCCGCGAGATGCTGAAGCGGATGGTGACCCATCCATCGGGGCTGATGGGCATGCTGCTATTGGCGACGCTGATCGCCGGCACGATCTTCGGGCCGATGATCTATCAGGTCGATCCGTTCGAGATCGCCGGCATCCCGTTCTGGCCGCCCGATGCCGATGCGCCGCTGGGCACCGATTATCTGGGCCGCGACGTTCTGGCCGGGCTGCTCTATGGCGGCCGCGCCACCCTGGCAGTCGGTGCTGTTGCCGCGCTGATATCGGTCGTCATCGGCGTGACGGTGGGCGCGGTCGCCGGCTTCTTCGGCGGCATCGTCGATGCGGTGCTGATGAAGTTGACCGAGGTGTTCCAGGTGCTGCCGGCGCTGTTGTTCGCCATGGTGCTGGTGGCATTGTTCGGGGCCCGGCTGGACATCATCACCATGGCGATCGGCGGGGTGAGCTGGACCCAGACCGCGCGGCTGACCCGGGCCGAGTTCATGCGCATCCGGGGCCTGGAATATGTGAAGGCCGCGACCACCGGCGGTGCCGACAGCCTGTATCTGATCCTGCGCTGCATCCTGCCCAACGCGCTGCCGCCGATCATCGTGTCGGCGACGCTGGCGATCGGCGTGGCGATCCTGTTCGAAGGCGGGTTGAGCTTTCTGGGGCTCGGCGATCCCAATGTCATGAGTTGGGGGCTGATGATCGGCCAGAGCCGCAACTACCTGCTGGATGCCTGGTGGTCGGTGACCGCGCCGGGGGCCGCGATCTTTGTGGCGGTGCTGGCGGTCAGCCTGATCGGCGACGGTATCAACGACGCGATCAACCCGCGTCTCAGGCGGAGGCGCTGACATGACGGCTGCGATGGCTGTGCCTGATCAGATGAGTGCGGGCATGGGCGCGGGCGCGCCGGTGCTGGAGATCGACGGCTTGACCGTGACGCTGGATCAGGGCCGCGGCCGGCCATCGGTGCCGGTGCTGGAAAACCTCGGCGTGTCGGTGGCGGCGGGGCGCACGGTGGCGCTGGTTGGTGAAAGCGGCTGCGGCAAGAGCATGACCGCGCTCGCGATCATGGGCCTGCTGCCCGAAGGCTTCCGGATCGCCGGCGGCCATATCCGGCTGGCGGGCGAGGACATCACCCATGCGCCAGGCCGGCGGCTGCGGCGGCTGCGCGGCAACGCGATGTCGATGATCTTTCAGGAACCGATGACCGCATTGAACCCGGTCTATACCGTCGGCGACCAGATCGGCGAGGCGTTGAGCCTGCATCAGGGGCTGGGGCGCACCGAGGCGCGGGCGCGGGCGATCGAGATGCTGCGCGCGGTGCAGATCCCGGCGGCGGACAGCCGGGTCGACAATTATCCGCACCAGATGTCGGGCGGCATGCGCCAGCGGGTGATGATCGCCATGGCCCTGGCCTGTCGGCCGAAGCTGCTGATCGCCGACGAGCCGACCACGGCGCTCGACGTGACGGTTCAGGCCCAGGTCTTCGACCTGTTGAAGCGGCTTCAGGCCGAGAACGACACCGCCATCGTCATGATCACCCATGACCTGGCGGCGGTGGCCGACATGGCCGACGAGGTGGCGGTGCTCTATGCCGGCCGCTGTATCGAGCGCGGGCCGGTGGCAACCATGCTCGAACGCCCCGGCCACCCCTATACACGCGGGCTGATCGCCTGTGTGCCGCATCTGAAACTGGGGGCGGCGGCCGCGGCCGCACCTGAGATACTCGACGACATTCCGGGGCTGGTGCCGCCGCTCGGCCAGCGGGCCGCCGCCTGCTGCTTCGCGCCGCGCTGCCGCCATGCCGAGTTGGCATGCACCACACGACCCCAGCCACCGCTTGAGGCGGTGTCGGCCGGCAGCCGCCATGCGGTCTCGTGCTGGCGGCGCGAGGAGATCGGCGCATGACCATGATGACCGCAGCGAACGACACAACCGCGTCAAGGACCGCGCCTCTGCTTCAGGTCGATGATCTGAAGGTGCATTTTCCCGCCGGCCGCAAGGGCGCCTTCGGGCCGCATCGGGTGGTGCACGCCGTCGACGGTGTCAGCTTCACCGTGCCCCGGGGCGGCACCTTCGGGATCGTCGGCGAAAGCGGATCGGGCAAGTCGACCACGGCTCTCGCGGTGATGCGGCTGGCGCCGGTGAGCGCCGGCCATATCCGGCTGGGCGACCAGCCCTTGTCGGAGCTGTCGGGCGCGGGCTTGCGCGCCGCGCGCCGCGACGTGCAGATGATCTTCCAGGATCCGTTCTCGTCGCTGAACCCGCGCCGGCGGGCGGCCGAGGCGATCCGCGAGCCGCTGGACCGTCTGGGCATCGGCACGACGCGTGAACGGGCCGATCGGGTGGTATCGCTGATCGATGCGGTGGGTTTGCCGCAATCGGCCGGCGGGCTGTTTCCGCATCAGTTCTCAGGCGGGCAGCGCCAGCGGATCTGCATCGCGCGGGCGCTGGCCTCATCGCCATCGCTGGTGGTGTGCGACGAGGCGGTGTCGGCGCTGGACGTGGCGATCCAGGCGCAGATCCTCAACCTGCTGCGCCGGCTTCAGCACGAACTGGGCCTGACCTATGTGTTCATCTCGCATGATCTGGGCGTGGTGCAGCACATCTGTTCCGAGGTCGCGGTGATGTATCTGGGGCGGATCGTCGAACGCGCGCCGACCACATCGCTGTTCACCCGGCCGCGGCATCCCTATACTTGGTCGCTGATGTCGGCCGCGGCCCCGGCCGGTCCGCTGCGCGACGCGTTGAAGCGGCGCTTTCTGGTGGTGGGCGAACCGCCAAGCCCGATCGATCCGCCGCCGGGCTGCCGGTTCGCCGGCCGCTGCCCGTTTGCCGATGACCGTTGCCGCACCGAAACCCCGCTGGAACGGGCGATGTCGCCCGGCCATTACGTCGCCTGCCACCATGCCGAGAAGATCGACGGGCCCACGATCTGAACGCCGGCCCGCCTGGCCGTTGGCCCGCCTGAATGCCGGTCAGCGCCCCCGCGCCGGCACCACCAGCGCGTCGCAATCGATCGCGGCCAGAACCTGACGGGCGGCGCTGCCCATCACCGCCTCGGCCAGAATGCCATGGCCGCGCGTGCCGATGGCGACCAGATCGGCATCGAGCGCGGTGGCCTGATCCTGCAACACCGTGGCCGGCGTGCCGGGCGCGGCAATGCGGGCGATGCGGTCACGCAAGGGTACCGCGATCGCCAGCCCGTCGATGAACCGGTCCAGGGCCGGGCCGGCCTCGTCGGCCTCGGCGGGGTCATGAGCATGGACGACCGTTATGCGGGCTGTGGCGAACAGCGCCAGCGCCGCCTCCACCGCATGGCGGGCGGGCTTCGAGAAATCGGTCGCGATCATCAGGTGCTGATAGGGGCCGGTCACCCGCCGCCGCACCACCAGAACCGGTGCCGGCGCCCGCCGCAGAAGCCGGTCGACCGTGTCGCCCAGTAGCAGCAGGCCGTGCGGCTCGGCGCGGGCGAGCCCCGTGACGATCACGTCGATCCCCTCACGATCGGCCAGATCGGCGATCACATCGGCCGGCACGCCTTCCTCGATCCGTGTGGTGATGCTGAAGTCCTGGGCGGCCGCGCCATCGAGCAGCCCGGCCGGGAGGTCCGCCGCCAGCCGGGCCGCCGCCGCCCGCATCTGCTCTTCGGCCGAACCCTCGGCGCCGCTATCGGCTTCCGCGACATGCAGAATGGTCAGGCGGGCGCGGGTCTGGCGCGCCAGAGCCACCGCCCGGTCCAGCGCCCGGTCGGTCCGGCCGGTGATGTCGGTGGCAAGCAGGATGTTCGGCGGTGCGGGCGGGGCGGGGGGCATGGCTGGTCTCCGGGACGCGCGGATGGATGGATGGCCAGCCCTATT
The Tistrella bauzanensis DNA segment above includes these coding regions:
- a CDS encoding ABC transporter substrate-binding protein, coding for MRILKTAAIAAMTAWLTAGTAVAEPKPGGELVIASSQVPRHFNGAVQSGIATAVASTQIFASPLRFDDQWNPQPYLARSWEVAPDGLSVTLHLVENAVFHDGKPVTSEDVAFSIGVIKANHPFQTMLAPVDTVETPDAHTVVIRLSKPHPALLLAMSPPLMPILPKHIYGDGQDVKSHPANLAPVGSGPFKLTEYKQGEYFVLEKFDKYFMPGRPYLDRIVTRIVPDENNRLIMLERGETGMLSYVSGVREIMRMKKMDNVEATAKGYDAIGPINWLAFNTGKPPLDNVKVRKAIAHAVDRGFILDKLMGGTATPALTPIMPGTPFYTDDVERYPYDPAAAEALLDEAGFPKKDDGSRFTLTIDYIPNSNDQQRNLAEYIRPQLAKVGITVVVRAAPDFPTWAQRVGSHDFDLTMDQVFNWADPVIGVDRTYLSSNIRKGIIWSNTQQYKNARVDEILAQAASEMDVEKRKALYAEFQKIVVDEVPILYVNAIPYHSAFDKRLRNTPTTIWGPSSPMDEMYWDK
- a CDS encoding ABC transporter permease, which codes for MTIAFGLLRRILNACLLLAIVVTLNFTLIHAAPGDPAEVIAGEMGGATAEILAEIRARYGLDQPFTVQLGAYFGRIIQGDFGYSFYFNEPVLSLILQRLPATLLLVSAALGLSVIVGVVMGVISARRPRHIFSHIVTAISLAGYSAPVFWTGLMLLLLFASLWPIFPTSGMSRVAASYGPFGYVLDVAHHLILPAATLAIVYVAQYSRLSRTAMIDALDADYVRTARAKGLGEGRVVFKHALRNALIPVVTVVGLQFGQLFAGAVLVETVYAWPGMGRLVYESILRRDYPTLLGVLFFSAVLVMAVNILTDLVYRLIDPRIRTGG
- a CDS encoding ABC transporter permease, encoding MTMTDHTTTVTPEAPAAVSPTREMLKRMVTHPSGLMGMLLLATLIAGTIFGPMIYQVDPFEIAGIPFWPPDADAPLGTDYLGRDVLAGLLYGGRATLAVGAVAALISVVIGVTVGAVAGFFGGIVDAVLMKLTEVFQVLPALLFAMVLVALFGARLDIITMAIGGVSWTQTARLTRAEFMRIRGLEYVKAATTGGADSLYLILRCILPNALPPIIVSATLAIGVAILFEGGLSFLGLGDPNVMSWGLMIGQSRNYLLDAWWSVTAPGAAIFVAVLAVSLIGDGINDAINPRLRRRR
- a CDS encoding ABC transporter ATP-binding protein translates to MMTAANDTTASRTAPLLQVDDLKVHFPAGRKGAFGPHRVVHAVDGVSFTVPRGGTFGIVGESGSGKSTTALAVMRLAPVSAGHIRLGDQPLSELSGAGLRAARRDVQMIFQDPFSSLNPRRRAAEAIREPLDRLGIGTTRERADRVVSLIDAVGLPQSAGGLFPHQFSGGQRQRICIARALASSPSLVVCDEAVSALDVAIQAQILNLLRRLQHELGLTYVFISHDLGVVQHICSEVAVMYLGRIVERAPTTSLFTRPRHPYTWSLMSAAAPAGPLRDALKRRFLVVGEPPSPIDPPPGCRFAGRCPFADDRCRTETPLERAMSPGHYVACHHAEKIDGPTI
- a CDS encoding ABC transporter ATP-binding protein; this translates as MGAGAPVLEIDGLTVTLDQGRGRPSVPVLENLGVSVAAGRTVALVGESGCGKSMTALAIMGLLPEGFRIAGGHIRLAGEDITHAPGRRLRRLRGNAMSMIFQEPMTALNPVYTVGDQIGEALSLHQGLGRTEARARAIEMLRAVQIPAADSRVDNYPHQMSGGMRQRVMIAMALACRPKLLIADEPTTALDVTVQAQVFDLLKRLQAENDTAIVMITHDLAAVADMADEVAVLYAGRCIERGPVATMLERPGHPYTRGLIACVPHLKLGAAAAAAPEILDDIPGLVPPLGQRAAACCFAPRCRHAELACTTRPQPPLEAVSAGSRHAVSCWRREEIGA
- a CDS encoding universal stress protein, with the translated sequence MPPAPPAPPNILLATDITGRTDRALDRAVALARQTRARLTILHVAEADSGAEGSAEEQMRAAAARLAADLPAGLLDGAAAQDFSITTRIEEGVPADVIADLADREGIDVIVTGLARAEPHGLLLLGDTVDRLLRRAPAPVLVVRRRVTGPYQHLMIATDFSKPARHAVEAALALFATARITVVHAHDPAEADEAGPALDRFIDGLAIAVPLRDRIARIAAPGTPATVLQDQATALDADLVAIGTRGHGILAEAVMGSAARQVLAAIDCDALVVPARGR